TGCCCGGCGTCATGCGCAGCACGAGCCCGTCGCGATTGCTGCCCAGGCGCTGCGGCGCCGTGTATTTCACGGTGTCGTCGAACGGAAAGAAATCGACGCCGACTGGCGCCGCCAACTGCAGACCCGCACTCGCGATGCCCAGATCGAGGATGCCGCCATCGGCGTGATAGCGCACCGGCCAGGGCGCCGGCACCGGAAGGCGAGTCCGCGCTGCGGCGAACGCAGCGGCATCCCGTGCCGCGCCGGGCGCGCCCACGACGAGCGTGACGCTGAGCGTCCGGTCCTCCGGAACGCAGACCTCCTTGCACACCAGCCAGCTTGCGGCGGCTTTCAGCGTGACGCGGTCGCCGGGCTTGGCATCGGCCGGCGCGGTGACGGACGAGAGGATCCAGACCGTGCCCTCATAGCCGAAATCCATGAACGGCCCGACCGGCAAGCGCTTCGGATAGGGCCATTGCAGCGCGCCGGCCTTCCATCGCTGCGGCAGCGACCAGTCCAGCGTGGTCGGCTGCCCGACATCGCCGGGGTTGCGCCAATAGGTGTGCCAGCCGGCCCGGATGATCTGCTCGAAAGCCACCGTCATCGTGCCGCCCGGCGCGATGCTGTCCTGCTCGGCGATCAGCCGCGCCTGGACCTTGGGCGCGCCGTCGACCTGCGCCAGGGCGGGCACGGCGAACAACATCGCGAGCAGCAGGGTCAGGAATGCTCTCATCCTGAGCGTCATAGCTGCGTCCGCGTGCCTCCGCCAGCGCCCTCGCGCAGGCGTGAGCGCAAGGCTAGGCTCCCGCGCAACCACCATCGAGGAAACGAACATGCGCAACAGCAACCGCCAATGGATCCTGCGCAAGCGGCCGGAAGGCGACATCAAGCCGGGCGATCTCGAACTGGTGGAGCAGCCCATCCCCGTCCCCGGTCCCGGCCAGTTCCTGATGCGCACCGTGTATCTCTCGCTCGATCCCACCAACCGCATCTGGATGAGCGACATGGATCAGTACATGCCGCCCGTGGTGCTGGGCGAGGTGATGCGCGGCGGCACCATCGGCGTGGTCGAGCAGTCGAACAATCCGGCCTTCCAGCCTGGCGACGTCGTCAACGCCTTCAGCGGCTGGCAGGAATATGTCGTGCTCGACGGCGCCCAGAAGCTCGACAAGTCCGTCCCCCTGCCCGCCTATATGAGCGTGCTCGGCGCCACCGGCGCCACCGCCTATTTCGGCCTGCTCGACCTTGGCCAGCCCAAGCCGGGCGAGACCGTCGTCGTCTCCGCCGCCTGCGGCGCCGTCGGCTCCATCGTCGGCCAGATCGCCAAGCTCAAGGGCTGCCGGGTCGTCGGGCTCGCGGGTTCGGACGAGAAGTGCCGCCACGCGGTCGACGTTCTCGGCTTCGATGCCTGCATCAACTACAAGACGGAAGATCTCCGTACCGCGCTGCGCCGCGAATGCCCGAACGGCATCGACGTCGATTTCGAGAATGCCGGCGGCGAGATCCTTGATGCCGTGATGGAGCAGATCAATCTCAAGGCCCGCATCGTGCTGTGCGGGATGATCTCGCAGTACAATGCCGTGACCCCGCCGCCCGGCCCCAGCCTCACCAACGTCCTGATGAAGCGGGCGCGGATCGAGGGCTTCATCATCATCGACTACCTGCCGCGCTTCGCCGAATTCATCGCCGCGATGGGCCCCTGGGTGTCGGAAGGCAAGATCAAATACGACACCACCATCGTGCCCGGCATCGAGAACGCGCTCGACGCGCTCGGCATGCTGTTCACCGGCGGCAACACCGGCAAGCTGCTGCTGCAGGTCTCGCAGGAGTCCTGAGTGCGGATCACGGGCGGCGCATTGCGCGGTCGGTCGTTGGCCGAGCCGCCGGACAACCGGGTGCGGCCGACCTCCGACAAGGTGCGGCAGGCGATCTTCAACATCCTCGCGCACAACGCTTTCGGCTTCACGCTCGCGGGCGCGAACGTCGTCGACCTGTTTGCGGGCACCGGCGCGCTCGGGCTGGAGGCGTTGAGCCGCGGCGCCGGCTTCGCGCTGTTCGTCGACGACAGCGCCGACAGCCGCGCCCTGATCCGGCGCAATGTCGAGGGCCTCGGCCTCACCGGCACGACCAAGATCTGGCGGCGCGATGCCGCCGATCTCGGCCCGCTCGGCGCCGGTGCCGGCGGCCCGTTCAGCCTTGCCTTCCTCGACGCGCCTTATCGCAAGGGTCTCAGCGAGCGGGCCCTGGCCAGCCTGGCCGCGGGCGGCTGGCTTGCCCCGGACGCGCTCATCATTATCGAGACCGCAAGTGACGAGACGCTCGCCCCGCCCGATGGCTTCCGCTCAGTCGACTCCCGCAACTATGGCGAGACTGCGATTCATATCTTCAGCGCTTCCTCGGCCTGAGTCTGCGACGCATCGATGAGCTCTGCCGCATGCGCCGCATAGTAGCGCTGCAGCAGGACGAACACCGTCGCGGCGCCGACGAAGGCGATGAGGATGGCGTCGGCGATCGGATAGCCGAGCCCGGTGATCGCGGCCCCGAGGCACAGGCCGCTCGTCACGCCGACATCCCAGCCGCCCTCCGCCGCGATGTGGAATCGCAGCACGCATTGCGAGCGCTTCGCCTGGTTGTACACCGCCGTCATCAGCGTCGGCACATAGAGGCAGGAGACCAGGGCGCCCAGCGCATTGGCCGCGACCGCGAGCACCGGATGATGCGCCACGCTGGCCCGCAAGGCGATGACGGCCGACAGCAGGCCGACCGAATACCACACGGCGCGGCTGCCCTTGCCGGAATCGATCAACCTGCCGAGCACAAGGCCGCCGACCGCCCCGACCAGGGCCGCGATGGCCAGCGCGCCGCCATAGGCGAGATAGTCCTGGCCGAGGGTCACGAACAGCGCGACCTGCCAGACGATGAAATACCCCGCCGCCACCCAGCCATCGGCGACGAACAACATGACGCCGGACAACGCGGCGCGGAACACGCCGGGTGCGCTGCGCGCGACGGCGATATCCGGCGTCCAGAGCAGCGGAATGGCCGACAGCACCTGCACCGCGCCGGTCGCCCAGAAAGCGGTCTGCGGTCCGAAGACGACCAGCAGCCAGCCGGCCGCCAGCGGGCTGACGATGCCGAGCATCGCCGCGACCGCCTCGCGGATGCCGAGCTGCTGGCCGCGGTGCTCGGCATCGCCGAGGGCCGCGAAATAGGCGTGATAGCTCGGCCAGTAGACCGTGTCGGCCAGGGCCGAGACCAGCACCAGCCAGACCAGGCCCCAGCCCACGCCGTGGACCCCCGCGAGGAAGGGATAGCTGCAGCCCATCAGGACCGCCCCGAGCACCACCAGCCGGCGCAACCCGATCCGGATCCCGAGCGGAAGCAGGACGGTGCGGATCGCCAGGCGG
The nucleotide sequence above comes from Rhizomicrobium sp.. Encoded proteins:
- a CDS encoding MFS transporter; translation: MAFFHNRTINLLNLHYVIGTVAIGGGGAFFSVYLLKAGLGVPAVLLTLAIVFGSRLAIRTVLLPLGIRIGLRRLVVLGAVLMGCSYPFLAGVHGVGWGLVWLVLVSALADTVYWPSYHAYFAALGDAEHRGQQLGIREAVAAMLGIVSPLAAGWLLVVFGPQTAFWATGAVQVLSAIPLLWTPDIAVARSAPGVFRAALSGVMLFVADGWVAAGYFIVWQVALFVTLGQDYLAYGGALAIAALVGAVGGLVLGRLIDSGKGSRAVWYSVGLLSAVIALRASVAHHPVLAVAANALGALVSCLYVPTLMTAVYNQAKRSQCVLRFHIAAEGGWDVGVTSGLCLGAAITGLGYPIADAILIAFVGAATVFVLLQRYYAAHAAELIDASQTQAEEALKI
- the rsmD gene encoding 16S rRNA (guanine(966)-N(2))-methyltransferase RsmD encodes the protein MAEPPDNRVRPTSDKVRQAIFNILAHNAFGFTLAGANVVDLFAGTGALGLEALSRGAGFALFVDDSADSRALIRRNVEGLGLTGTTKIWRRDAADLGPLGAGAGGPFSLAFLDAPYRKGLSERALASLAAGGWLAPDALIIIETASDETLAPPDGFRSVDSRNYGETAIHIFSASSA
- a CDS encoding NADP-dependent oxidoreductase — encoded protein: MRNSNRQWILRKRPEGDIKPGDLELVEQPIPVPGPGQFLMRTVYLSLDPTNRIWMSDMDQYMPPVVLGEVMRGGTIGVVEQSNNPAFQPGDVVNAFSGWQEYVVLDGAQKLDKSVPLPAYMSVLGATGATAYFGLLDLGQPKPGETVVVSAACGAVGSIVGQIAKLKGCRVVGLAGSDEKCRHAVDVLGFDACINYKTEDLRTALRRECPNGIDVDFENAGGEILDAVMEQINLKARIVLCGMISQYNAVTPPPGPSLTNVLMKRARIEGFIIIDYLPRFAEFIAAMGPWVSEGKIKYDTTIVPGIENALDALGMLFTGGNTGKLLLQVSQES